The following nucleotide sequence is from Corylus avellana chromosome ca7, CavTom2PMs-1.0.
aattccTCCAATTACTTTTCTTGGTAAAATTTATTCACATATTCAAGGAATCAAAACCCGAGCTTACCTATCATTCTATAGTACTACGGTTTTAGATATCGCACAAAACAAAAAGTCTATTGCAGATGACAGTGCAATAGATCTAGAGCAGTACTCCTATAGTCCTATTGAACGAAATCCCGATGTTTACTAGAGTTTATTTACTGATATCTCCCAGCAACTTCGAGTAACATTTGGCAAAGTTGCTTGGGCTTTGAGAGCATGACCATATGGCCAGCTCCTCTAATCAAATTCACTTCCTGAGGAGGGCTTTTCTCAATCATCAAACGCTGAAAATCTTCCGGCATCGCTTCATCATCTTCGCAAACTAAAAAAACCCGATTGATTGACCCGTATTTCTCCTTTGTCAGCATACACTCCTTGACAAGGTCTTCCAAGAACACCCTCGTTGGCCTTATCAACATGCTGGCCAGTTCCAGGTCCTGCATGCAAGTTAaaacacataaataaaattcacaaaataTGGTAGGAATTAAAAGCACGAATCTGCTCGAAAATCTTGCCTCTGATTGGCAATGGGAGTATAGCTTGGTCCTCATATAATCCGGGCCAAAGCTTGTTGATTCCTCTGAAAACTGGCAATCCAATAAGGATTCTGCAGGGTTCCTTTTGAAGTACTGGTTGCCAAATcccaaacaaaagataaaacaaattaaaacacgTACATGAAGAAAATAGCTTTTCTTAAAGCAATACAATGATATATTAGGAAATgggcaactttttttttttttttttttacttcttgtATGAGAGTTCCCGGTGGAGACTCTAAATTTGGCATATAGGCGGTGAGAAAAGCTGCCACTGAAATTTTTTCCGGGAAGCTCTCCATGGCCAGAGAGATACAGAGGCCGGCGTAGCTGTGACCAACCAAAATCACCGTCTCTCCTTGAGGGAGAGATGCCATGAACTCCATCAACGGTTGCATATAGTCCCAAATAGAAATGATCTCCATCAGCTGCTTGGGGTTGACCCCACAAGCGCCGAGGTCCAAAGCAGTGACACTGTGACCGAGCTGTTTGAGCAGGGTGACAAGCTTGTACCAGCACCAAGCCCCATGGCAGGCTCCATGAACTAAAACAAAGTGCTTCAAATCCCCCATTTTCGGTTTCTTGCTGTACTTAATTATTGCTTGGGAGCATGCAATTTCTCTCAGTTTATATACAAGGATTTGAACCAAGAATGTACACTAAAAGTTACAGTACtagacaaaaggaaaaaataaagttaatttgaTCGAGGTGCCAAAACGAGACTTTGCTTCGTGTCAATTATTGTCTGAGTGGGCGGCGAATGAGCGTGAAATGCGTGGACATTCTGATTGCTTTAGAAGGAAAGTCGAAAACCAgaactattatttatttatttatttattaacacTGGAAATTTGGTATTGTGTCGGTTTTATAACTTTCATACACTTTGTGACTTTGTGTGGAACGTGtgtcaaaatattatttatttcaaaaagttaacaacataattttaataattttctgtTGAACTTTTTAgaattagtaatttaattaaGGTCATTTTAACAAGTTTTCGGTTAGTCTTAGAGTTTGTTTGGagttgtatttgagaaatagagtttttaaatcaaaaaacgctttttggcaaaaacttcatttgttaaaagtgcattttagccatttttaagcattttgaattcttaaaagtacttttaacttttttttttactaaacgaattttttttcttcaaacagactttttgaatattaaacacacttttacATTATTCAAACACGATCTCAAACATGCACTCGGTAACATCTCTCGGTAACATCTGCACAGTACACGTAGGTTAATAAAAATGTTCCATTAACGAGTGACGACACCATTCTTTAACAGCAACAGCACTAAATGGTCAGAATAACGAGTacttttaaaaatgagaaaaatgtgTAAAGGTCCCTAGCTTAGACCTTTCATCATTTCAttatttcctttgatttttttaagaatgaGGAATGACATCTAGGGTCATTGCCACGTGATATCTAATCAAATTTGTACCTACATACACTcaggccttgtttgttaagctGCAGCACATTCCTGACCACGCTGCAGTTTATGTGACaagacaaattttgttaaaagacAATTATGCCCATATGAAAGAGAAACGATTATTTGTATGAGGTGTTTTGAAGgggcaaaataaaaattatttttatttttatttttccaaccAGCTGGGTCAATCCATTCAACCACAAGCCGTACCTGATGGAGAGGCACCAACCCAGAGGTATATAGTGCCATGTAAAATTAGGGGGTTTGCCAAacactctctttttctctctcacgcacatgtatatatatatatatataattttaattttaaaatatgtcacatcataaaaatgaaaaaagggaGAAGGTGGTTGGGAGCTGTCAAATTATTGGAGAGTGatttaaccaatcataatattttttagtaATGATTGAACCACTTTGAAGATGGACAGTGATTTAGCCATTCGGCCACCTTTTTTAAAGATATCCGGTTTGGCAACTTTCAAAGGCCTAATAAAGAGTGACTAGTTATTGAGAGTGATTTGACTCCAAAAGTTATTAGAGGTGGCCAGAATTAGGGGTAGATTgcccacctctctctctctttggttCATTCCTactcttttgtttgtttgttttttcttttatgatgtAACATTGTTATAAATGATGTGGTCATGTATAAATGATGTGATCATGTTGGCTCAAACTGTCAAATACATGTCATTAGATATGACGTAGCTATTAGTCTATGTATCAttatttcctttcaaaaaatttaaggaaaagagtgatttgataattttaaagaGTAATTTGATACGAGTGGTGATATTACGTATGCTAGTCTGAGTGTACAATACCTCATGTTAGTGTGAACAGTAATCAAAAGTTActgtttcaacatttttttaatattcttttggtTACTGTTCACACCGACGTGAGGCACTATGCACTCACGCTGGCGTGCATAATATCACTACTCAATTTGATACACTTTAAACCTTAAAAATTGATTTACTAAAAGCTCTAACTTTCCCATtaaaaaatacacattttttttaaaaaaaaaaaattaggaggaAGGTCACAACCgatatatcttcttttttttcttttctttttttcaatctgaaacttaattttttcaaaatgatttgTCATAGTTttccatatgaaaaaaaaaaataaagtatttaagCTGATTAAACGatgatgatttttttaacaaattttttcattttacaaGATTGGTCCAATACCTATCCAGCCATCACACCCTACATTTCCATTTGATAGAAAGCTATGCACTTTCTAGTTATCAGGAAGTGTAAACAACTTGTTCTTGCAATCTATGAGACTCATACTTTagaatttcctttttttaacagaaaaaaaaaaattgtgaataaaAGGATGATAAAAGAATAAGATTCTCTTTCATGTTTTGAGTCATTAGAGGCACCTATGACCAAAGGGAAATGTACTTGGAATGAGCCTTGGGCGGCAACAGAGGGGAAGTGTATATAGTATTGATAATCATTGTTCACAACATACCCTTGGCCATAGCACTTAATACAACATCTTGATAGCCTTAAAATTTAGCTTCAGCAGCGAGTGTCAATTTGACACCATCTTTGAATGAAACAGGAGAAATATTTAGTGTCTGAACTAGTTTGGTTATATTCATGGATATGTCGGCCGGGGACTTGACGCCTCGATCAACCTGGagaattatttcaaaaaagagCAGTTTAAATTGACTGGAACAAGGAAAACCTAATTCTCACACAATGCACATGTAGAGAGGAAGCTGTTGCTTAGCAAAAAGAGCAAACAGAAAAATATTATTCGACATGTTCATCCAAAAGGGCAAGCTGACACTTCGGTGGCCAGGGAGTAAAATGAAGAACTGATGGATAATTCTCAAGGCACCAAACAAGCATGTTAAAAAGTTTGTTTCTCaggcatttcaaaattttagatAAGAACAAGCATGTTAAAAAGTTTGTTTCTCgggcatttcaaaattttagaataaatCTTAAGCGCTGAACATACCGACGATGCAGACACTGCTTTGATCAGTGAGGTGTCGTATCCTCTGATATGTGCCACAGCCTCGGCCATTTCTACACGGGATACCCTATCTGGTCCACCAACGTTTAGTAGCAACTGCATTTGCTTACCCTCTGGCACAAATATCATGAATGTCAAGTGAAACTCAGAAtattgagagaaagagagacagagagagtaCAGATGTCAAAGCATATAGAAAAAGCAGAAGGTTGGCAGAACGGGCAATGGAAAACAAGGCATTAGAAGGAAAATTTGATATTGCAATGCCTTAATGGAGTCTGTCTTTTAGCAAAAAATGGATATCCTTATAAACAACCGATATTGTTTAAGAGTTAATCAATGTAAAAACCAAATGAATGGTGATGTACAAAGAAGATTTTGTAGTTTCTCATCTATATTACCAGTATTTTAGCTTGGATACTACAGATTATACCTGACACCCATCTGCTTGTCAAAGCTAGTATGATACTCACAACATCCTTGACATAAACTGGGCAGCGAAACTCGTCATGAAAGAAGTCCCCTTTTTCTCCTTTGGAAAGGACACCATCCATCCACTGCATCAATTAGGCGCCAAATTGTTGGTAATATACAAAATAATCATTGTTTCccatttattaattgttttcttttaactAGAAACAGTAATCATAATCTCTATCTTTATAATTACAAATCCTACAAAAAGAAACcccccaccaaaaaataaattgccAGCCAGTCTCAACACTACACAATGAAAACAGCAACTTGAAAgttcaataatgataatatatgaCTTTACACAGTGATATTGACTCCCCCCACATTAAAAAATCAAGGTTTCCATTTCCTCATACCACTTAACTccatttttgtaacaaaataaattatttttctggtATATCCTGTTGATGTTTCCATTGGATGAGATTGACAATTtacatgaacattttttttttgataagtgacaaTTTACATGAACATTAACCAGTGCTTATAGTGTTATTTGTTTTGTCGCCATATGATCAATTCTTATTCTCCTATCTGCATCTCTCACCTTTTGTTACTTTTCACTTGATAAGTTCCAAGAatctttacaaataaataatctTATACCTGAAACTTCTTACGTTGAAATCTCAGCCACAAACCTCTTAGACAAGAATAGTGAACAGTAACAACTTAATTTTGGGTTGCAACTTTAACTGAGTAAACTTTGCATCTGTGCTAACTCAGTTGAAACCTAAAAAGTTTCCCAAAAACAAATCTTAAATAAATCAAAGCTGGTAAACATGACCTTTTCTAGCATGCAAAAGACCGAAGTAACCCAATCTGGTAGCCTATGACTGCTTTtcatcctttttatttttttccttctaacttttctcctttttgggGCAAAGAACTGGTAAATTAGATCAGTTTTGAACCATTCTGTTCCTGACATATCCAAAATTATAAACCAAAAAGAGGCATAAAGTTGGAAGATGCAAGATTTTAAACATGGGAAAAAGATGGGGATTATGAATAAGTGCCACtttcataaataaattagaCCGTATTAGAGACAGGATGAAGCAGGCTGCAGAACTTCATGGACAAACTAAATAGTGAAAACAACAATAGGAGAACCAGAAAACTCATGCATTTGCTTAGAACATAGCAGTGCTTGACAAGCACCAGGTGCAAAAAGGCAAATTATATTCTTCCCCTTATTTATAAAGTCACTATATTTAGTAGTCTCTAATCATATGCATTTCTTAGCCAACAAACTTGCAGATGTAGATTACAAGGTCTGCATTCTGGGTACACACCTGAATTGGAAGAGATCTTGGAACAGGTGAGATAGTCTGTGGCCCAAAAATGATACTGCTTCTCAGTATTGCAAAATTCAAGCATTTTTCAGAAACAAGCTGCTCTGCTGCCACCTTTGATTTCCCATAAACATTCACAGGAACAGTTTCGTCTTCTTCCTTGTAGAAGGACTTCACCCCTTCATAAACTGTTTGGAAACTTACATCATATACATTTTGAAAACAAAGCTATGTGTAAAGGCACGATAAATGATAAGTGTAAGATATAGGGAGTAGCTACATCAgagatttgttttcttccaGCTAATACAAAATATAATAAGCCTATGAGCTGTAGTTGAAATAGCACTTCCTCCTCCATAAGAATGGGTTGGAGTGTGAAGCTGTGGGTTAAAGACCCACTGGTGCGTAACTTCATTATtggtgaaagaaaaaaacataagcATGCCAGCTACAGTAGTACCACTAGAAATTGTCAGGCATTGGATAATTCGGTAGAGATGACcaaaaggaaatagaaaatgCCTGGACCATAGAGCAAGAAAggttatttattgtatttactTCCGGTGGTATGTTATGTGCATCCAGTTTTTTACATGGAAAAATCATAATGTGCAATTGCCCTAATATTCAATACTGGTTTTTTTCAGCAGGTAGGTCCAGGTAAATCAAATGAATACAATATGAGActtgagaaaagagagagtaaTCCAAAAGTGGTTTTGTTTAAGACCTGACTCTACTGGGAGGAAAATGTAGTCTTCCAATGTTTAATGTTTACAAGGCTTTTGGAGTTGACTTAAGATTTGCATGGTCACTTAGATAGTAAAACTTAGATTGTTTTAACCATCCATTGTAGTCTAGATGGTTAGGATACATGGCTCTCACCCAAAAGACCCAAGTTCAAGTCCggcaaaagaaatttatttttcgtccaaaaaaaagaattagataatTCGTTAAGCTATTGtttatttacaaaagaaaaatttcGAGAAACTTGTGAGTTGTGACAGGTTTGTGTTCCAGCAAGAcggaaatcaaccaaaaaagtCAAGCTTAGGAAACTTATAAGACAGGTCTGCCCTGTTTATACCTAGGACTTCTAGACCATATACACAAACAATAAGAATTGCAATATTGCTTTGTCTTTGCTTCATTCCTCTAGTAATTCCAGTGTGACTTACCTTGATCGGTTGACAAGTGAATCAGAAGTGTACTACTCTCTTCAAAGTTTGATAACCAATTCACAAGAGAAGATGGCACATTAATAGACATAGTGGCAGTGGGATCCATTTCACAGGCACGAGGTACAGAGAGTGCAGCACAATTCACAACAACATCAGGCTGCCATTTCAAAGAAGATACAATTGTCAGCTCTTGAAACGGGAGTTAAGCTgtattcaaaacctttttttaaagAGCCAGCACAATAGATGGAGCTTTAAAACATTTCAGGATTTCTGAATTCTGCCTAAGACAACTTACGTTATAGATTGTGAAACCATATGTCACAACCATAAGATTGGATTATTCTTAACTAATAATGAAAAGGGAAGACAGCAAACTCTCATATATTAAAGCAAAATATCCCAATTCCCAAGCAATTTCtcaagcaaaaaaataaaaaaccataaaacCCATTACAAATCCCAGGTAGTCTAGGTAGAGGCACTTTGAGGTGCTTGTTCCAGACGCCCTTTTAAACACATAATACAGAATGTAGAAAATTTAGATCTTAAATCTATGAACGAAAACACCCACTTACCAAATTCTTACATTCTCTGCTTCGCAAAACTACCAAACAAATCTACCAGTAGCGAACAGAACGTATTTgaaaatattcttttcttttggtgaAAACAGACCTGGCCAAATGTCTGTGAAATGGCCTCAAATCCTTGTCCAGTTCTCAGATCAACATGGAAAGCGAGCAAATGAGGAATGGCATCAAGCAAAGCCTGAGGAAGCTTTGAGTGGTACGTGAATGCCAGATCATATGGCGTGCCTTGGATCTCTGAAAAGCCTTGCAATAGGTGTTGTCCTAAGTATCCCGTGCCTCCCACTATCAAAACTCTCTTCCCACCCATCTCCCGCTCTCTCTGGGAATGGAGGGAAGGGGTTCTTTGTATAGAGTTGGAAGATTGTACGCTTGACGGTTGACGCTTTGATAAGCGGATGGGATTTGTTGGCAACTTGCAGTTTGAGGAAACTTCTCACGTTTTGTTGTTACTCTCACTCGCAATCCTGTCACTGCCGGTGTTTCTCGCGTTCCGGAATTATGAAAATGGAGGTAAAGGAACAGGTACGACGGGGACAGAAGTTGCAAGCCAAAGCAAGGGACTCTGCCAATTCCGAGTTTGGATCGGGAAAATGTGAAATTCAATccggattttttattttttatttttcacctaGACGAGCATGCAGTTAGATTTATGAATTACATTTTTCTCATACACACGTGTACATATATAAGTGAAGTATATGgcagtattttttttattttttttttctaattgaaaaggtgggaaggggcgaccaaTGTAGTTTCCCCccttgggcgttaccatcgggGTTCCCACCCGCTGTGAAATGTctggtttgagccatagctactgcctgggaaggtgagcccgtcaccacaaccccacaaaggtgtgagctagtagagccccttcaaagtagcatctggttcacgtATCTACTACagcaagcggattcgaacacaCGACCACTTGGATGAAAGGAATTAttttaccaactcaactaccaccctTGTGGTTATATGGCAGTATTGGTTGGGAAGTTGTGTTCATAGGAGTGCATATTCTGTGCGGTCATGGGAGAGAGGGGTGGGTTTGTGTGACCAATCAGGAAATGACACCTAAGTTAATCATAccaaacttaaataaaaaaaaaacacacctaCACttgattattttaaataagaacttaaaaaattaattaaaagaaaaacaaattagaaggTGGCcacgcggccacccccatggcctaggggtggttgCGCGGCCACCCTGGCCACATCGCGCAACCACCCTAGATGGGCGGGGGTGGCCGCCAACCACCTCTGGGGCGGCTCCTTTCTCACTTGGGTGACTGAaaatcattgaaaaataaaatatgatataatcaggagttttagttttattttcttaatatgtTCTATGTTGAGGTGTCAACTCCTCATTGATAGGCACAAAAGGGTAATTTTGTACACCATTCTCATTGAAGTTATTCTCGTGTTCATATATCAATCGTACGCCAAACACacgaaagaaaaagaagcatgCGAGAAAGATAAAGGGTTAGAGAGGCTCATTGAAAGAATCGAAAAAACTATATGCAATACTTAAGTTAGTAAttagaaaaggaaacaaaatgaaataatagcattaagaacaaaaaaaaagtgatgtgTACCTAACGAAGACACCTAGTCTCCATTTATAAGTTTAACGTTCTCGCCTCTTTCTagtagggcttctagggtttttgcCCATTTTTTATTGGTAACGTAAGAGATTATTTCCAAAAATATCGAGAGGTTATACAACATGGTCTTGTTGATACTTAATGTGGCGAGGGATATGCTGAGAAGGTAGTTGAGTGTGGTCTTGGGCGATTATATGATGTGGGCGTAGGCACTACGCTTCATCGACTTATTGAATTATGGGTAAAACAAGCTACAAACTTTGGTCACGGGCCTTTGACAAATAGGtcttcttgttattttataacttttgaCATGTATGTCAATATGTGATTGAAGaattgttaaaattatttttattagtagaTGTGTCTCGGATCACATAATATTGTTGCGTGTTAaaagttgtaaaataattacacgtgtaacattttttttattttttatttttaatggtgAGAGAGGGGGAGCGTATATGTACGAAAACGGCTAACGAGTTTGGTAGGCTAACCCAATATCAAATTTGAGCAGATGTATTGGGCCAGGCCGACACCATAGCTTTACACACACTgttggaaaataaagaaaaagccCAGTTCGCGcgtatatttattatttactacAATTGACAATTCCCTTAACCCGATAATCGTACGGTGTAAATTTAAGGATGACTACACCTCCATCTAGGGCAACCCCTCGCTATTCCTTTATAAACCCCTAACATACCCATTCTTCctgtgcctctctctctctctctctccattagggttttggtagacaatttattgatttttgttctttctcttattattattagttatgGTATTTTGATGTCGGGCAAAGTGAGATTCAGATGATGAGAGAAAAACTGCAACAA
It contains:
- the LOC132188453 gene encoding methylesterase 10-like, with amino-acid sequence MGDLKHFVLVHGACHGAWCWYKLVTLLKQLGHSVTALDLGACGVNPKQLMEIISIWDYMQPLMEFMASLPQGETVILVGHSYAGLCISLAMESFPEKISVAAFLTAYMPNLESPPGTLIQEYFKRNPAESLLDCQFSEESTSFGPDYMRTKLYSHCQSEDLELASMLIRPTRVFLEDLVKECMLTKEKYGSINRVFLVCEDDEAMPEDFQRLMIEKSPPQEVNLIRGAGHMVMLSKPKQLCQMLLEVAGRYQ
- the LOC132188452 gene encoding uncharacterized protein LOC132188452 — its product is MGGKRVLIVGGTGYLGQHLLQGFSEIQGTPYDLAFTYHSKLPQALLDAIPHLLAFHVDLRTGQGFEAISQTFGQPDVVVNCAALSVPRACEMDPTATMSINVPSSLVNWLSNFEESSTLLIHLSTDQVYEGVKSFYKEEDETVPVNVYGKSKVAAEQLVSEKCLNFAILRSSIIFGPQTISPVPRSLPIQWMDGVLSKGEKGDFFHDEFRCPVYVKDVVSIILALTSRWVSEGKQMQLLLNVGGPDRVSRVEMAEAVAHIRGYDTSLIKAVSASSVDRGVKSPADISMNITKLVQTLNISPVSFKDGVKLTLAAEAKF